A DNA window from Camelina sativa cultivar DH55 chromosome 17, Cs, whole genome shotgun sequence contains the following coding sequences:
- the LOC104759718 gene encoding putative cyclin-T1-1, with amino-acid sequence MAEISSWYHTREEIEKNSPSRLDGINFKEETFQRWSYTSFLQELGQRLNSPQRSIATAIVLCQRFFTRQSLAKNDPKIVATICMFIAGKVEGYPRPACDVLVVSYKVLYNIKPLKDVFERLKVTVLTGEKLVLSTLGCDLDIEHPYPLVMDWIKKSVKAEDFRRLCQAAFNFVNNTLRTSLCLQFRPCQIAAASIYLGLSMCKMKLPCDGDKAWFQEFGITKRQLAEICDQTLDLYVQDFVIPRGDCKQIKIDETRSSQALQGHQDDKVNCQT; translated from the coding sequence ATGGCAGAAATAAGCAGCTGGTATCACACAAGAGAAGAGATAGAAAAAAACTCTCCATCGAGACTCGACGGTATCAACTTTAAGGAAGAAACTTTCCAACGTTGGTCTTACACTTCATTCCTTCAAGAGCTTGGCCAGAGACTAAACAGTCCTCAGAGGTCTATAGCCACAGCGATTGTCTTATGTCAACGGTTCTTCACTCGCCAATCACTCGCAAAGAACGACCCTAAAATAGTCGCCACCATCTGTATGTTTATCGCTGGAAAAGTCGAAGGGTATCCAAGGCCGGCTTGTGATGTCCTCGTTGTCTCTTACAAGGTTTTGTACAATATAAAACCGTTGAAAGATGTGTTCGAGAGATTGAAGGTCACTGTGTTGACAGGAGAGAAGCTTGTGCTCTCTACATTGGGATGTGATCTCGACATCGAACACCCTTATCCACTAGTGATGGACTGGATTAAGAAATCGGTTAAGGCCGAGGATTTTAGGCGTTTGTGTCAGGCTGCGTTTAACTTCGTCAATAACACACTACGGACGTCTCTTTGCCTACAATTCAGACCTTGTCAGATCGCTGCTGCTTCTATATACCTCGGGTTGAGCATGTGTAAGATGAAGTTACCTTGTGATGGAGATAAAGCGTGGTTTCAAGAGTTCGGTATTACGAAACGTCAACTGGCAGAAATTTGCGACCAGACGCTTGATCTCTATGTTCAAGACTTTGTCATTCCGAGAGGTGACTGTAAACAGATCAAGATTGATGAAACAAGATCTTCTCAGGCTCTTCAAGGTCATCAAGATGATAAGGTAAATTGTCAAACGTAG